A single genomic interval of Lathyrus oleraceus cultivar Zhongwan6 chromosome 7, CAAS_Psat_ZW6_1.0, whole genome shotgun sequence harbors:
- the LOC127107278 gene encoding berberine bridge enzyme-like 17 — protein sequence MDITIKTCSFFLSTLTLVLSLLVTTSYSSSSSLALENFIECLSNHYSPPSYPASHAIYTPKNSSFLSILHMHTYNNRFSSPTAPKPLAIITSLHESHVQGTIICAKNHGLQIRIRSGGHDTEGLSYVSDVPFIILDMFHHDSVNIDIKTETAWVEAGATLGKVYYHIAQKSNVHAFPAGVCPTVGTGGHFSGGGYGNLMRKFGLSVDNIIDAKIVDVNGNILDRKSMGEDLFWAIRGGGGASFGVILSWKIKLVSVTPKVTVFKVQRSVEKDATSVVYKWQKIASKLDENLFLRTMYDVVNDTQKGKKSVNVTFIGMFLGLTDKLMPLLNESLPELGLKSSECIEIPWVNSTLFWYNYPIGTNLEVLLDVPKEPLLTNYKTMSDYVKKPISKSDLESIWEFMIKSDRVRMEWNPYGGKMDEISESETPFPHRKGNLFLIEYLTSWGEDGVEAKNHYLNISRSFFDFMTPLVSKSPREAFLNYRDLNIGANIPSNAIKHDIARSYGIKYYQGNYERLVRVKSRVDPHDFFRYEQSIPTLH from the coding sequence ATGGATATTACCATCAAAACTTGTTCCTTTTTTCTTTCAACTCTAACGTTAGTTCTTTCTCTTCTTGTTACAActtcatattcatcatcatcatcactagccCTTGAAAACTTTATCGAATGTCTTTCAAACCATTATTCTCCACCTTCGTACCCTGCATCCCACGCAATCTACACTCCAAAAAACTCTTCATTCTTATCCATCTTACACATGCACACGTACAACAACAGATTTTCCTCACCAACAGCACCAAAGCCTCTTGCAATCATAACATCCCTCCACGAGTCGCATGTTCAAGGAACAATAATATGTGCCAAAAACCACGGCCTTCAAATCAGAATCCGAAGCGGCGGCCACGATACCGAAGGCCTTTCATATGTATCAGACGTTCCTTTCATTATACTTGACATGTTTCATCATGATTCAGTTAATATCGACATTAAAACTGAAACGGCATGGGTTGAAGCAGGTGCAACACTTGGTAAGGTTTATTATCATATAGCACAGAAGAGTAACGTTCATGCTTTTCCAGCTGGGGTGTGTCCTACGGTAGGTACCGGCGGTCATTTCTCCGGTGGTGGATATGGTAATTTAATGAGAAAATTTGGTCTTTCTGTTGATAATATTATCGATGCGAAAATTGTTGATGTTAATGGTAATATCCTTGATAGAAAATCAATGGGAGAAGATTTGTTTTGGGCTATAAGAGGTGGTGGTGGAGCTAGTTTTGGTGTTATTCTTTCATGGAAAATTAAACTTGTTTCTGTGACACCAAAAGTCACTGTTTTCAAAGTGCAAAGAAGTGTTGAAAAAGATGCAACCAGTGTTGTTTACAAATGGCAAAAAATTGCTTCAAAATTGGATGAAAATCTTTTCTTAAGAACTATGTATGACGTAGTGAATGATACTCAAAAGGGTAAAAAGAGTGTGAACGTTACTTTCATTGGCATGTTTTTGGGACTAACTGATAAACTAATGCCTTTGTTGAATGAAAGTTTACCTGAATTAGGTTTGAAGAGTAGTGAGTGTATTGAAATTCCATGGGTGAATTCAACTCTTTTTTGGTACAATTATCCAATTGGAACCAATCTTGAAGTTTTGCTTGATGTCCCCAAAGAGCCTCTTTTGACAAACTATAAAACAATGTCGGATTATGTGAAGAAGCCGATTTCGAAGAGTGATTTGGAATCGATTTGGGAGTTTATGATAAAAAGTGATCGTGTGAGAATGGAATGGAATCCTTATGGCGGGAAGATGGATGAGATTTCGGAATCAGAAACTCCATTTCCTCATAGGAAAGGAAACTTGTTTTTGATTGAGTATTTGACATCTTGGGGAGAAGATGGAGTTGAGGCAAAAAATCATTATTTGAATATTTCAAGGTCTTTTTTTGATTTTATGACCCCTCTTGTTTCCAAATCACCTAGGGAGGCTTTTCTTAATTATAGAGATCTTAATATTGGTGCCAATATTCCTAGTAATGCAATAAAACATGACATTGCTCGAAGTTATGGGATCAAGTATTATCAAGGTAATTATGAAAGATTAGTGCGTGTGAAATCTAGGGTTGATCCTCACGATTTCTTTAGATATGAGCAAAGTATACCAACACTTCATTAG